The following coding sequences are from one Leptospira mayottensis 200901116 window:
- a CDS encoding TAT-variant-translocated molybdopterin oxidoreductase codes for MDQKNFQKEKKAHWLSYDLRDKDEEVKEMQKSEFFTSPDPLIARIKSGEFDRKSFLKLMGAGVAMTSLNCIRKPVEKIVPYVDLNKTDENAQYDFVKHGHSYYYASVVAGTGVLIKARDGRPLKLEGNPDHPVSQGALSAAGQASIFDLYDPDRAQNPATIEGGIPVNSDWATVDAKVKAALAANKGKTVVVTKPLDSPSTKSIIGDFLRNVGGGKHYEISLTSAEDVVAKGQAASYGKALIPNYHFDLANVILSIDCDFMGNWLSPEEHQKDFSKRRNLRNGAKDVNFFVAAESIPTMSGSNADLRLPIRPGDQTKLALAIAAALGELGANTKDALGGESVASLAGSLGVSEENIRKTAKALWSNKGKSLVVAGSLAASTKDAVDLQIIVNLLNSVLENDGKTVDHSSPKKEGLADYSNNLNSLAAELKAGKVGVLFVNDVNFVYQAGEEWKSLLHQAALVVSLSDRADETALASNVLATTTHFLESWGDCEVTKGIFSIQQPAVRPLFNSRSFEDSLIAFAGGSLGGESNFYEYVKNSWIKKLGSKQRWEDLLRVGTTVKAGDRKKAAGSSRNFNRSSLKKIESASAGLKLALYETSAIGDGRAANNAQLQELPDPVTKVTWDNYILLSPALAKEKGISSNDVLVLKTTTKTIELPAQIQPGMHKEAIGIAVGYGRTAAGAVGTGVGKNAYVLSENGIYSGITITSLEKTGKTYKLACTQHHHMLSPGFSYPDRPIVQSTTIDEYRKNPASGKAPSEIPKILKDGKLVNATGANPTYPYPGYKWGMSIDLSSCTGCGSCVIACQVENNIPVVGRDEVRVGREMHWLRIDRYYIGEPDQPETLQVAHQPMLCQQCDNAPCETVCPVLATVHSSEGINDMVYNRCVGTRYCSNNCPYKVRRFNWMQHWYNGAEGSKAPRYLGLNPEVAVRGRGVMEKCNFCSHRIAEAKIAAKNEGRVLKDGEVKTACQQSCAADAISFGNTNDKDSEVAKLSSSPRSFRVLEYLNVGPQVAYLTRVRSSI; via the coding sequence ATGGATCAAAAAAATTTCCAAAAAGAAAAAAAAGCTCACTGGCTGTCTTACGATTTGAGAGACAAAGACGAAGAAGTCAAAGAGATGCAGAAATCGGAATTCTTCACTTCTCCTGATCCCTTGATCGCGAGAATCAAATCCGGAGAATTCGATCGTAAATCCTTTTTGAAGTTGATGGGTGCGGGAGTCGCGATGACTTCCTTAAATTGTATCCGCAAACCGGTTGAGAAAATCGTTCCTTACGTGGATCTCAACAAAACGGATGAAAACGCCCAATACGATTTTGTAAAGCATGGACATTCTTATTACTATGCTTCCGTGGTTGCAGGAACTGGTGTTCTTATAAAGGCGAGAGACGGTCGTCCTTTAAAACTGGAAGGAAATCCCGATCACCCCGTTTCTCAAGGAGCGCTCAGCGCCGCAGGTCAAGCTTCCATCTTCGATCTTTACGATCCGGATAGAGCGCAAAACCCTGCGACTATCGAAGGCGGAATTCCAGTGAACTCCGATTGGGCGACCGTGGACGCGAAAGTGAAAGCGGCTTTGGCGGCTAACAAAGGCAAGACGGTTGTCGTTACAAAACCTTTGGATTCTCCTTCCACAAAATCGATCATCGGCGACTTTTTAAGAAACGTCGGCGGTGGAAAACACTACGAGATCTCCCTTACTTCCGCGGAAGACGTCGTTGCAAAAGGTCAGGCGGCTTCTTACGGAAAGGCTCTGATCCCGAACTATCACTTCGATCTCGCTAACGTGATTCTTTCCATCGATTGCGACTTCATGGGGAACTGGCTTTCTCCCGAAGAACACCAAAAAGATTTTTCCAAAAGAAGAAACCTTCGTAACGGCGCAAAAGACGTTAACTTCTTTGTCGCCGCGGAATCCATTCCAACGATGTCCGGTTCTAACGCGGATCTTCGTCTTCCGATTCGTCCCGGAGATCAAACCAAACTTGCTCTTGCGATCGCGGCCGCTCTCGGTGAACTCGGTGCGAATACGAAAGACGCCCTCGGCGGAGAAAGCGTTGCAAGCCTCGCCGGTTCTCTAGGCGTAAGCGAAGAAAACATTCGTAAAACCGCAAAAGCTCTTTGGTCGAACAAAGGAAAATCCCTCGTGGTTGCGGGAAGTCTTGCGGCTTCCACAAAAGACGCTGTGGATCTTCAAATTATAGTAAACCTTCTCAACAGTGTTCTGGAAAACGACGGTAAAACCGTGGATCATTCCAGCCCGAAAAAAGAAGGTCTTGCGGATTATTCCAACAATCTCAATTCTCTTGCGGCCGAACTCAAAGCGGGTAAGGTCGGAGTTCTATTCGTAAACGACGTGAACTTCGTTTATCAAGCGGGAGAAGAATGGAAGAGTCTTCTTCATCAGGCGGCTTTGGTCGTTTCCTTGAGTGATCGCGCCGACGAAACAGCGCTTGCGTCTAACGTTCTTGCGACCACGACTCACTTCCTTGAATCCTGGGGCGACTGCGAAGTTACAAAGGGAATTTTCTCGATTCAACAACCTGCGGTTCGTCCTCTCTTTAATTCACGTTCTTTTGAAGACAGTTTGATCGCATTTGCGGGCGGTTCTCTCGGGGGAGAATCCAATTTTTACGAGTACGTTAAAAATTCTTGGATCAAAAAGCTAGGTTCGAAACAAAGATGGGAAGACCTTTTAAGAGTCGGAACTACAGTGAAAGCAGGGGATCGCAAGAAGGCTGCGGGTTCTTCCAGGAACTTCAACCGTTCTTCTTTGAAAAAGATCGAATCCGCTTCCGCCGGTCTCAAACTCGCGTTGTATGAAACATCCGCGATCGGAGACGGTAGAGCGGCAAACAATGCTCAACTTCAAGAGCTCCCGGATCCCGTAACGAAAGTTACTTGGGATAACTACATTCTTCTTTCTCCCGCTCTTGCAAAAGAAAAGGGGATTTCTTCCAACGACGTTCTGGTTCTCAAAACCACTACAAAAACGATCGAACTTCCCGCGCAGATCCAACCGGGTATGCACAAAGAAGCGATCGGGATCGCGGTCGGTTATGGTAGAACGGCGGCGGGAGCCGTAGGAACGGGAGTCGGTAAGAATGCTTACGTTCTTTCCGAAAACGGAATCTATTCCGGTATCACGATCACTTCCCTTGAAAAAACGGGAAAAACGTATAAATTAGCCTGCACGCAGCATCACCACATGTTGTCTCCTGGTTTCAGTTATCCGGATCGTCCGATCGTTCAATCGACTACGATCGACGAGTATCGCAAAAATCCTGCTTCCGGCAAGGCTCCTTCCGAAATCCCTAAGATCCTGAAAGACGGAAAACTCGTAAACGCTACGGGTGCAAATCCTACTTACCCATATCCTGGTTACAAATGGGGAATGAGCATCGATCTTTCCTCTTGCACCGGTTGCGGTTCTTGCGTGATCGCTTGCCAAGTGGAGAACAACATTCCGGTCGTAGGCCGTGATGAGGTTCGCGTCGGTCGCGAAATGCATTGGCTCCGTATCGACCGTTATTATATCGGCGAGCCGGATCAGCCCGAAACTCTTCAAGTCGCTCATCAACCAATGCTTTGCCAACAGTGCGACAATGCTCCTTGCGAAACCGTTTGTCCGGTTCTTGCAACCGTTCACAGTTCCGAAGGGATCAACGACATGGTTTACAACCGTTGTGTGGGAACTCGTTACTGCTCGAACAACTGTCCTTACAAAGTAAGACGTTTTAACTGGATGCAGCATTGGTACAACGGAGCGGAAGGTTCCAAAGCTCCTCGTTATTTGGGACTCAATCCCGAGGTTGCGGTTCGCGGTCGCGGGGTAATGGAAAAATGTAATTTCTGTTCTCATAGAATCGCGGAAGCAAAAATCGCCGCTAAAAACGAAGGCCGAGTTCTGAAAGACGGCGAAGTCAAAACCGCATGTCAGCAAAGTTGTGCGGCGGATGCAATCAGCTTTGGTAATACGAACGATAAGGATTCGGAAGTTGCAAAACTTTCTTCCAGTCCGAGATCCTTTCGTGTCCTCGAATATCTGAACGTCGGTCCTCAGGTCGCTTACCTGACCCGGGTCAGAAGCTCAATTTAA
- a CDS encoding cytochrome c3 family protein — MNNRALKLSVPLIAIAAVAYLIFSPSKYVGYAPDQPIPFNHKIHAGDNKIDCKYCHTGVETSAHATVPSSSTCMNCHSFVATSKPLIKKLTKSYNDNKPIEWIKVHDMPDHVQFNHSRHISRGVDCSQCHGNVAEMVKVKQVASLNMGYCVDCHRENNAPTDCSTCHR; from the coding sequence ATGAATAACAGAGCACTGAAACTTTCGGTACCGCTCATTGCCATCGCGGCCGTAGCGTATCTGATTTTCTCTCCCTCCAAGTATGTTGGGTATGCGCCTGATCAGCCCATACCCTTCAATCATAAGATACATGCCGGGGACAATAAGATAGACTGTAAATACTGTCACACCGGGGTAGAAACCTCAGCACACGCCACAGTCCCATCCTCTTCCACTTGTATGAACTGCCATTCTTTCGTAGCAACCTCCAAACCTCTGATCAAAAAACTCACTAAGTCGTATAACGATAATAAGCCGATTGAGTGGATTAAAGTTCACGATATGCCGGACCATGTTCAGTTCAATCATTCTCGTCACATTTCAAGAGGTGTGGATTGTTCTCAATGCCATGGTAACGTGGCGGAGATGGTGAAAGTAAAACAAGTGGCTTCCTTGAACATGGGGTACTGCGTGGATTGTCACAGAGAGAACAACGCACCAACCGACTGTTCCACCTGCCACAGATAA
- a CDS encoding endonuclease/exonuclease/phosphatase: protein MFLYDEIGGDGEKRFPAGRIPRKESDFEKIKEHLSKINPDIIALQEVENEKAILKILPEIYACFATKTPGYTQEVGICWKKAKFSKHEIQVHSSLSLAPGTRAAVELRVPMGNVSYSFWSVHLKAGYSPKDKRLRTEQLRTLNEILKDKKIFFDRGLERSSRERQSLLEDFVRRPIACKSGTLCETEMLGTQGFDRFDFNGCSDREFEIGSDSVCGGRRKV, encoded by the coding sequence ATGTTTCTGTACGACGAGATCGGAGGAGATGGGGAAAAACGATTTCCAGCAGGAAGAATTCCCAGAAAGGAATCCGATTTCGAAAAAATCAAAGAGCATCTTTCGAAGATAAATCCGGATATCATCGCTCTCCAGGAAGTGGAAAACGAAAAAGCGATCTTGAAAATTCTTCCCGAAATTTATGCATGTTTTGCAACAAAAACACCCGGCTACACACAAGAAGTCGGCATTTGCTGGAAGAAAGCGAAATTTTCGAAACACGAGATTCAAGTGCATTCTTCCCTTTCTTTGGCGCCGGGTACGAGAGCCGCCGTGGAACTTCGTGTTCCGATGGGGAATGTTTCGTATTCTTTTTGGAGCGTTCATCTCAAAGCGGGATATTCTCCAAAGGATAAACGTCTTCGAACCGAACAACTCAGAACGTTAAACGAAATTCTAAAAGATAAGAAGATTTTTTTTGATCGGGGATTGGAACGTTCCTCTCGGGAAAGACAATCGCTCCTGGAAGATTTTGTCCGACGGCCGATCGCTTGTAAATCCGGGACGTTATGTGAAACAGAAATGCTGGGGACACAAGGATTTGATCGATTTGATTTTAACGGATGTTCCGATCGGGAATTCGAAATTGGTTCCGATTCCGTTTGCGGAGGACGACGGAAAGTTTGA
- a CDS encoding IS5 family transposase (programmed frameshift) produces the protein MSRLGDLTNEQWDLLCDLLVEPEARDDGKGRPRVNSRSILDGILWILRTGAPWIDLPDRYPAYQTCHRRFQEWRKNGTLDKILEALLHDLEIRGKMDLSTCFIDGTFVPGKKGAYVFGKTKRGKGTKVMVIVDKNGIPISAGIESASPHESKLAEGAIIRKKVKGKIKDLVGDRAYDSDPLDEYLKKKYKVNLIAPHKSNRKKKKTQDGRKLRKYRGRWKIERTFSWLQNFRRFATRYERNDQNFYGILILACIMIVIRSF, from the exons ATGAGCCGATTAGGTGACTTAACGAACGAACAATGGGATTTGCTTTGCGATTTACTTGTAGAACCCGAAGCAAGAGATGACGGTAAAGGTCGTCCGCGTGTAAATTCAAGATCAATTTTGGACGGTATATTATGGATTCTTCGCACTGGTGCTCCGTGGATAGACCTACCTGATAGATATCCCGCATATCAAACATGCCATCGAAGATTTCAAGAATGGCGCAAAAATGGAACCCTGGATAAAATTTTAGAAGCGCTTCTTCATGACTTAGAAATAAGAGGCAAGATGGATTTAAGCACGTGTTTCATTGACGGGACTTTTGTTCCTGGAAAAAAAGGGGCCTACGTAT TTGGCAAAACTAAACGGGGAAAGGGTACAAAAGTCATGGTTATCGTCGACAAAAATGGTATTCCTATCTCCGCCGGGATTGAAAGTGCTTCGCCGCATGAAAGTAAGCTCGCGGAAGGTGCAATCATCCGCAAAAAAGTCAAAGGCAAAATCAAAGATTTAGTCGGAGATCGTGCTTACGATTCTGATCCTTTAGATGAATATCTTAAAAAGAAATATAAAGTAAATTTGATCGCTCCACACAAATCAAATCGAAAAAAGAAAAAGACACAGGATGGACGTAAGTTGCGGAAATATCGTGGAAGATGGAAAATTGAACGAACTTTTTCTTGGCTACAGAACTTCAGAAGATTTGCAACTCGATACGAACGAAACGATCAAAACTTTTATGGAATTCTGATACTCGCATGTATCATGATCGTTATTAGGAGTTTTTGA
- a CDS encoding dihydrofolate reductase family protein, whose amino-acid sequence MRKVIVLEFMSLDGVIQGGGGPEEDTSGGFAYGGWTVPYSDDVTRAVMNQQMNLPFDLLLGRKTFDIWAPYWPKNSDFWPSVMSATKYVASNTMTSSEWQPSVFLNGDIAEKIKKLKQEEGPDLHVYGSANLVQTLMKQDLIDEFWLKIFPLTLGSGKRLFVDGTIPAAFKVMESQVSPNGIIIVNYKRAGEVKTGSFE is encoded by the coding sequence ATGAGAAAAGTGATTGTACTCGAATTCATGTCCCTTGACGGCGTCATACAAGGCGGAGGCGGACCAGAGGAAGATACCAGCGGCGGCTTCGCGTATGGCGGATGGACGGTCCCGTATTCTGACGATGTTACCAGAGCCGTTATGAATCAACAGATGAATCTGCCGTTTGATCTGTTGTTAGGACGAAAAACCTTTGACATTTGGGCTCCCTACTGGCCGAAAAATTCGGACTTTTGGCCGAGCGTCATGTCGGCGACCAAGTATGTCGCTTCCAATACCATGACTTCCAGCGAATGGCAACCCTCTGTGTTTTTAAACGGAGACATTGCGGAAAAAATCAAAAAACTCAAACAGGAAGAAGGTCCGGATTTGCACGTTTATGGAAGCGCAAATCTTGTTCAGACTCTCATGAAACAGGATTTAATCGATGAGTTTTGGTTAAAGATATTTCCGCTAACGTTGGGCAGTGGAAAAAGGCTGTTCGTCGATGGCACAATCCCGGCGGCGTTCAAGGTGATGGAAAGCCAAGTTTCCCCCAATGGTATCATCATTGTGAATTACAAGCGCGCGGGCGAGGTTAAGACCGGAAGTTTTGAATGA
- a CDS encoding leucine-rich repeat domain-containing protein, producing the protein MELSGRLESLDFEDIPIENLSILKPFTKIRSLRISNTKVTDISHLENLKNLEELNLSDSPVSSFEVLSKLPLRTLYADNTNFSDLKPFYKTKKMLTLYCRKTKVTFEELLRFRNSLSDSSLLALILVSDFNENNTTFVKSLQSINFSLNDLGGALTEWTCQRISNLVANDSDFNKDPKKEKMQEAIQILRAFLDLPDFKRDLATEKIYIILLQYPIFAYFVLAQTSIPISTKKYWIKQGISFPTKFKAHVSLFY; encoded by the coding sequence ATGGAATTATCCGGCAGACTTGAATCCCTGGATTTTGAGGATATTCCGATTGAAAATCTATCGATTTTAAAACCTTTTACGAAAATTCGTAGTCTTAGGATTTCGAATACGAAAGTAACCGACATCTCACACTTAGAAAACCTGAAAAATTTGGAAGAACTCAACCTGTCCGATTCCCCCGTATCATCCTTCGAGGTTCTTTCCAAACTTCCGCTTCGGACTCTTTACGCGGACAATACAAATTTCTCGGATCTAAAGCCGTTCTACAAAACGAAAAAAATGCTTACTCTCTATTGTAGAAAAACGAAAGTCACTTTTGAAGAGTTATTGCGCTTTAGAAATTCGCTTTCCGATTCCTCCCTTCTCGCTCTGATCCTTGTCTCCGATTTCAACGAGAACAATACAACCTTTGTAAAATCGCTGCAATCGATCAATTTTTCTCTGAACGACTTGGGTGGAGCTTTGACGGAATGGACGTGTCAGAGAATCAGTAATCTCGTCGCCAACGATTCCGATTTTAACAAAGATCCGAAAAAAGAAAAAATGCAGGAAGCGATTCAGATTCTGAGGGCATTTTTGGATTTACCCGATTTCAAACGCGACCTGGCAACCGAGAAAATATATATTATACTTTTACAATATCCTATTTTTGCATACTTTGTATTGGCACAGACATCGATCCCGATTTCGACAAAAAAATACTGGATAAAGCAAGGGATCTCATTCCCGACAAAATTCAAAGCCCACGTTTCGCTTTTCTATTAG
- the tmpT gene encoding thiopurine S-methyltransferase, whose translation MDANFWHKKWEKNEIAFHESKVNPLLVENIDKLSLAENGRIFLPLCGKTLDISWLLSRGFRVAGAELSKIAIEQLFQELGVEPKISKVAELEHYSAHHLDIFVGDIFHLTAASLGSVDAIYDRASLVALPEDTRKRYVKHLMEITNTAPQLLICYEYDQSKMEGPPFSISSEEVQRHYRNHYRFNLIVSKNVVGGLKGKCEATENLWLLLK comes from the coding sequence ATGGACGCTAATTTTTGGCATAAAAAATGGGAAAAGAATGAGATCGCTTTTCACGAAAGCAAGGTCAATCCACTATTAGTGGAAAACATCGATAAATTATCTTTGGCCGAAAATGGTAGAATCTTTTTGCCGCTTTGCGGAAAAACGCTGGATATTTCTTGGTTGCTTTCAAGAGGTTTTCGCGTTGCCGGAGCCGAGTTGAGTAAGATTGCGATCGAACAATTATTTCAAGAGTTGGGCGTCGAACCGAAGATATCAAAAGTGGCGGAACTCGAACATTATAGCGCGCACCATCTTGATATCTTTGTAGGCGATATCTTTCATTTAACCGCTGCGTCGCTCGGTTCCGTGGATGCGATTTATGACAGAGCATCTTTGGTTGCGCTGCCGGAAGACACGAGAAAGCGTTATGTGAAACACTTGATGGAAATCACAAATACGGCTCCACAGTTACTGATTTGTTACGAGTATGATCAAAGTAAAATGGAGGGACCTCCTTTTTCGATCAGTAGCGAAGAAGTGCAGAGACACTATCGAAATCATTATCGCTTCAATTTGATTGTCAGTAAAAACGTGGTCGGCGGTTTGAAAGGAAAATGCGAGGCTACGGAAAATCTATGGTTATTGCTGAAGTAA
- a CDS encoding ArnT family glycosyltransferase, with protein MNEIFVDDKRPISVRVLFVLLIVSILPLILTLPLDVIDIDSSQYAEISREMVEGGNPFFIRDNGRRYLDKPILTFWKISLSFFVFGYQNFAFRLPALLFTFLSLWGMFKLAELYSGSRLRAWIAVFLYALSPGLYSMVVDPKIDVYLTPYLILVHTFYYLGFKRNKNYYYGMYFAMGLGFITKGPIAMVIPGISIGGDILFRRDWKRLAEMKLFPGALLAVFPPLLWSIPLYLEFQTYGPYFFWWIQSFGRFYVKMYNQKFNPMFFYSNFSWAFGAFILPFAGFVFERVRFFLKERQVKGVFKNILKNEYINRDFVPGFWLFLFLFLIGFSRYQLPQYIYWCLPAAAVIGAGVLESILFSAKDSEKGSSIDKVRLNLFLFTAGAFLVAIFILPFISIQVGWSYLILPLIYLGIFLWVFFRSEKEGRLLAYWVFPVSLFFSIVSLYLYPMLTSYQPSKEIGTLIRENEPSKEKLFLFGVPASKRSYAYYSGRISRTLFDPAILVEAIQKEGQRYLIVQDKWLPKMDEFFGKDIQFETVQEFPSYKVATPEGKFFLKAQRDRIVGKVIVMRATLNRSQKK; from the coding sequence ATGAATGAGATTTTCGTAGATGATAAACGACCGATTTCCGTACGAGTTCTTTTCGTTCTTCTAATCGTTTCCATCCTTCCTTTGATTCTAACTCTTCCTTTGGACGTGATCGATATCGATTCTTCCCAGTACGCAGAAATTTCAAGAGAGATGGTGGAAGGAGGAAATCCTTTTTTTATCCGAGACAATGGAAGAAGATATTTGGATAAGCCAATTCTTACTTTTTGGAAAATTTCCCTTTCTTTTTTCGTGTTCGGTTATCAAAATTTTGCGTTTCGTCTTCCGGCTCTTTTGTTCACTTTTCTTTCTCTCTGGGGAATGTTCAAACTCGCCGAACTTTATTCTGGAAGTCGATTGAGGGCTTGGATCGCAGTGTTTTTATACGCCCTTTCTCCGGGACTTTATTCGATGGTAGTGGATCCTAAGATCGACGTTTATCTGACTCCCTATCTGATATTGGTTCATACCTTTTATTATTTGGGTTTTAAAAGGAATAAGAATTACTATTATGGAATGTATTTTGCGATGGGACTCGGCTTTATCACTAAGGGGCCGATTGCGATGGTGATTCCTGGGATTTCGATCGGAGGTGATATATTATTCCGAAGAGATTGGAAACGGCTTGCGGAAATGAAACTCTTTCCGGGAGCGCTTCTTGCGGTTTTTCCGCCGCTTTTGTGGTCGATTCCCTTGTATCTTGAATTTCAAACTTACGGTCCTTACTTCTTTTGGTGGATCCAATCCTTTGGGCGTTTTTATGTAAAGATGTACAATCAGAAATTCAATCCTATGTTCTTTTACTCCAATTTTTCCTGGGCGTTTGGCGCTTTTATTCTACCGTTTGCCGGATTCGTTTTCGAGCGGGTTCGATTTTTTCTTAAGGAAAGGCAAGTAAAAGGTGTATTTAAGAATATTCTGAAAAACGAATATATAAATCGGGATTTTGTCCCCGGTTTTTGGTTGTTTTTATTTCTATTTTTGATCGGCTTTTCCAGATATCAGCTTCCTCAGTATATCTATTGGTGCCTTCCCGCTGCTGCGGTAATCGGTGCGGGAGTTTTGGAATCGATTCTTTTTTCTGCCAAAGATTCTGAAAAAGGTAGTTCTATTGATAAAGTCCGTCTAAACCTTTTCCTATTTACTGCAGGAGCTTTTTTAGTAGCGATTTTTATTTTGCCTTTTATCAGTATTCAGGTTGGTTGGAGTTATCTGATTCTTCCTTTGATTTATCTTGGAATTTTTCTTTGGGTATTTTTTCGGTCCGAAAAAGAAGGAAGACTACTCGCGTATTGGGTTTTTCCGGTTTCTCTCTTTTTCTCAATCGTGAGCTTGTATCTCTATCCTATGCTCACCTCGTATCAACCCTCTAAGGAGATCGGAACTCTTATCCGTGAAAACGAACCGAGTAAGGAAAAGTTATTTCTTTTCGGAGTTCCCGCTTCTAAAAGGTCCTATGCTTATTATTCCGGGAGAATTTCGAGGACACTTTTTGATCCCGCAATTCTAGTCGAGGCGATTCAAAAAGAAGGGCAACGTTATCTGATCGTTCAGGACAAATGGCTTCCGAAAATGGATGAATTTTTCGGAAAGGACATACAATTTGAAACCGTTCAAGAATTTCCTTCCTATAAGGTTGCGACTCCGGAAGGAAAATTCTTTTTGAAAGCGCAGAGAGATCGGATCGTGGGTAAGGTGATTGTAATGAGGGCGACCTTAAATAGATCGCAGAAAAAATGA
- a CDS encoding Cys-rich protein — translation MNPKRTLILFLCFFSFVSCQEYVQQKCSSACKFFVQCAATEFKDSKITEVEKNQAMIDCESGCIREQSFVLPCFESETTCKGFNTCVMESGFMD, via the coding sequence ATGAATCCAAAAAGAACTCTTATTCTTTTTTTATGTTTTTTTTCTTTCGTTTCCTGTCAGGAATATGTTCAGCAAAAATGCAGTTCCGCTTGTAAGTTCTTTGTACAGTGTGCGGCAACTGAGTTTAAAGACTCGAAAATTACGGAAGTTGAAAAGAATCAAGCGATGATTGATTGTGAGAGTGGCTGTATCCGCGAACAAAGTTTTGTTCTTCCCTGTTTTGAATCAGAAACCACATGCAAAGGTTTTAATACTTGCGTGATGGAATCCGGATTTATGGATTAA
- the rlmN gene encoding 23S rRNA (adenine(2503)-C(2))-methyltransferase RlmN yields the protein MTQEILEEVQTGKIPLKGRTLKELSEIMASLGEKSFRAKQIYHGLYVNRYESWEQFTTFSKVLKEKLEDLCSLTQLTVAKHLKSVDGTQKFTFASEHGKEFEAVWIPSGDGGRKTICISSQVGCTLNCKFCATAKLEFQGNLKAHEIVDQVLQVEKMVEDKATNVVFMGMGEPLHNYFNVIRAASIFHDPEAFNLGAKKITISTSGVVNGIRRFIENKEPYNFAISLNHPDPNGRLQIMDIEKKFALPELLQAAKDFTRELKRRITFEYVMIPGVNMGPENANKLVKIARSLDCKINVIPLNTEFFGWRRPTREEVVEFITLLEPAGVPILNRRSPGKDIFGACGMLASKS from the coding sequence ATGACGCAAGAGATTCTCGAAGAAGTTCAAACCGGAAAAATTCCGTTAAAAGGAAGAACCTTAAAGGAACTTTCTGAGATCATGGCCTCTCTGGGAGAAAAATCTTTTCGTGCAAAACAAATCTATCACGGATTATACGTAAACCGTTACGAGTCTTGGGAACAATTTACCACATTCTCCAAAGTGTTAAAGGAAAAGTTAGAAGACCTTTGTTCTCTGACACAACTTACAGTTGCCAAACATCTTAAATCCGTGGACGGAACTCAAAAGTTCACGTTCGCATCCGAACATGGAAAGGAATTCGAAGCCGTTTGGATCCCATCCGGAGACGGAGGAAGAAAGACGATTTGTATTTCTTCTCAGGTCGGCTGTACCCTCAATTGTAAATTCTGTGCGACAGCAAAATTGGAATTTCAAGGGAACCTAAAGGCTCATGAGATCGTGGACCAGGTTCTCCAGGTGGAAAAAATGGTCGAAGACAAGGCGACTAACGTTGTTTTTATGGGAATGGGAGAGCCGCTTCACAATTACTTCAACGTGATACGCGCGGCTTCTATTTTTCACGATCCAGAAGCGTTTAACCTGGGGGCCAAAAAAATTACAATTTCCACGTCCGGAGTAGTCAATGGCATCAGACGTTTTATTGAAAATAAGGAGCCTTATAACTTTGCGATCTCTCTCAATCATCCGGATCCGAACGGAAGATTACAAATCATGGACATCGAAAAAAAGTTTGCTCTTCCCGAACTTTTACAAGCCGCGAAAGATTTTACGAGAGAGTTAAAAAGAAGAATCACTTTCGAATACGTGATGATTCCTGGAGTCAACATGGGACCCGAGAATGCAAACAAGCTTGTAAAAATCGCAAGATCTCTTGATTGTAAGATCAATGTGATTCCGCTCAACACTGAATTTTTCGGATGGAGAAGACCCACGAGGGAAGAGGTCGTGGAATTCATAACTCTTTTGGAACCGGCCGGAGTTCCTATTCTCAACAGAAGATCACCCGGAAAAGATATCTTCGGCGCTTGTGGAATGCTCGCTTCAAAAAGTTGA